One Rubripirellula reticaptiva genomic region harbors:
- a CDS encoding RAD55 family ATPase, translated as MTNRLQTGIAQLDDMLGGGLLPGKLTVVMGATGIGKTQLGIRFANQGAEQEGERGVFFDLTSRGDSQNHRDYANRMFGWELTAAELVDRVDAAAVWDRDRARRDSIHLFRDAGRRVTAADMDDDGWRRWKYEQAKKLDQAIAFFYGNFVHGVRRVVIDGIEPVDRAAQSIQFELFEYVYQQILRKEHDWLARDLFRVAYRENADRVTQAQYDHNSVGCAILATSHEVMLDDLISRPIESGDVLSNANTIILMGKTRDGNKMGRALCVAKHRGSACDETIVPFTIDDGGIVLE; from the coding sequence ATGACGAATCGACTGCAAACCGGCATTGCTCAACTTGATGACATGCTTGGCGGCGGACTGTTGCCTGGCAAGTTGACGGTCGTGATGGGGGCCACCGGGATCGGTAAGACTCAGTTAGGGATCCGTTTTGCCAATCAGGGCGCCGAACAAGAGGGCGAGCGAGGCGTTTTCTTTGATTTGACCTCGCGGGGCGATTCGCAAAATCACCGCGACTACGCAAATCGCATGTTCGGATGGGAATTGACCGCCGCCGAGTTGGTGGACCGAGTCGACGCGGCGGCCGTTTGGGATCGAGACCGGGCACGCCGCGACTCTATTCACCTGTTTCGCGACGCGGGCCGGCGAGTCACGGCGGCTGACATGGACGACGATGGCTGGCGACGCTGGAAATACGAACAAGCCAAGAAACTAGACCAAGCGATCGCGTTTTTCTATGGCAACTTTGTCCACGGAGTCCGCCGGGTCGTGATCGACGGGATCGAGCCGGTGGACCGGGCGGCTCAGTCGATTCAATTCGAATTGTTCGAGTACGTGTACCAGCAAATTTTGCGAAAAGAGCACGATTGGTTGGCTCGAGATCTGTTTCGGGTGGCGTATCGAGAAAACGCCGATCGAGTGACTCAGGCCCAGTACGACCACAATTCGGTGGGCTGTGCGATTCTGGCCACCAGCCACGAAGTCATGCTGGATGACCTGATTTCGCGACCGATCGAGTCTGGGGACGTGCTTTCGAACGCCAACACGATCATTTTGATGGGGAAAACCCGGGACGGCAACAAAATGGGCCGCGCTCTTTGCGTCGCCAAACACCGCGGCAGCGCCTGTGATGAAACAATTGTGCCGTTTACGATCGACGACGGCGGCATCGTTTTGGAATAG
- a CDS encoding acyl-CoA desaturase has translation MLLPTQDAPPIKNSSEKLHESPGQLPVQNSESPPRNDESVEKSADDKLTPVGHTMAAIRKDYLVFFISLHALCLLALLPYFFSWAGVAAFVVGVVVFGQMAIPIGYHRMLSHRSFKSPKWFERSLVTLAMCTAQETPAHWVAWHRMHHSHSDHKDDPHSPRISFLWAHVQWLVHESRTPLATFAMYEKYARDILADPYYRWLEKLPIAAGIFYFAHAILYAIIANVACLAIYGNTPEAYRMAASLFVWGVIVRTVWVWHITWAVNSLTHVFGYRNYETTDDSRNNWFVTLLTAGEGWHNNHHADPASASVQHRWWEIDVNYYTIRLFGVLGLASDIIQPRHIRQAQAAAAREKASSAKASR, from the coding sequence ATGCTTTTGCCCACGCAGGACGCTCCCCCCATCAAAAACTCAAGCGAAAAGTTGCACGAGTCGCCCGGTCAATTGCCAGTGCAAAACAGTGAAAGTCCGCCGCGCAACGACGAGTCGGTCGAGAAATCAGCCGACGACAAGTTGACTCCCGTCGGGCACACGATGGCCGCAATCCGGAAGGATTACCTGGTCTTCTTTATCTCGCTGCATGCTCTGTGTTTGCTAGCCCTGCTGCCGTACTTCTTTTCGTGGGCAGGCGTCGCAGCGTTCGTGGTTGGCGTGGTCGTGTTTGGCCAGATGGCGATTCCGATCGGCTATCACCGAATGCTGTCGCACCGCAGTTTCAAGTCGCCCAAGTGGTTCGAACGATCGCTCGTGACTTTGGCGATGTGTACGGCCCAAGAAACGCCCGCGCACTGGGTAGCCTGGCACCGCATGCACCACTCGCACAGCGACCACAAAGACGATCCGCACTCGCCACGAATCAGTTTCCTGTGGGCTCACGTCCAGTGGTTGGTTCACGAGTCACGCACGCCGCTGGCCACATTCGCGATGTACGAAAAATACGCTCGCGATATCCTGGCAGACCCCTACTATCGTTGGCTCGAAAAACTGCCAATCGCCGCGGGCATCTTCTACTTTGCTCACGCGATTCTTTACGCGATCATCGCCAACGTGGCTTGCTTGGCGATCTATGGCAACACGCCCGAAGCGTACCGAATGGCGGCCAGCCTGTTTGTTTGGGGCGTGATCGTGCGAACCGTTTGGGTTTGGCACATCACGTGGGCCGTCAACTCGCTTACCCACGTGTTCGGTTATCGCAACTACGAAACCACCGATGACAGCCGCAACAATTGGTTCGTCACGCTGCTGACCGCCGGCGAAGGATGGCACAATAACCACCACGCCGACCCGGCCAGTGCGTCAGTACAACACAGGTGGTGGGAAATTGACGTAAACTATTACACGATTCGATTGTTTGGTGTTCTTGGACTGGCGTCCGACATCATCCAGCCACGTCACATCCGACAAGCTCAAGCGGCGGCGGCCAGAGAAAAAGCATCCAGTGCAAAGGCCTCTCGTTAG
- a CDS encoding peroxiredoxin family protein, whose protein sequence is MFSCSALPSLLAIGGLVIALSATGCRPAIDDGIQFSDDLQSQSQPIDDFSQLLFIAADGQPINLVGQMKQKYAVLVVTRGWTGAICLYCASQTSKWARRFDELEPYDAELFVVFPTETAGDAKLVEELQKKITTGPIENDSIPFPILLDIDLKSVDQLGIRDELAKPATYIIDRQGRVRFAYVGQSIADRPSVDAVLKQLSRMTD, encoded by the coding sequence TTGTTTTCCTGCTCTGCCCTGCCAAGCCTATTGGCGATCGGCGGACTCGTCATCGCATTGTCGGCGACAGGATGCCGCCCCGCGATCGACGATGGCATCCAGTTTTCGGATGACTTGCAAAGTCAATCTCAGCCGATCGATGACTTCTCGCAACTTTTGTTCATTGCCGCCGATGGGCAACCGATCAACCTGGTCGGGCAAATGAAACAGAAGTACGCGGTCCTGGTGGTGACTCGCGGTTGGACCGGCGCGATCTGTTTGTACTGCGCTTCGCAAACATCCAAGTGGGCACGCCGCTTTGACGAACTTGAACCCTACGACGCTGAACTCTTTGTGGTCTTTCCCACCGAGACGGCCGGCGACGCAAAGCTGGTCGAAGAACTGCAAAAGAAGATCACCACAGGCCCCATCGAAAATGACTCCATTCCTTTTCCGATCCTGTTGGATATCGATCTAAAATCCGTCGACCAATTGGGAATTCGTGACGAGTTGGCGAAACCGGCCACGTACATCATCGATCGCCAGGGACGCGTGCGGTTTGCTTATGTCGGTCAATCGATCGCGGACCGACCGTCGGTTGACGCAGTCCTAAAACAACTGTCACGGATGACCGATTGA
- a CDS encoding serine/threonine-protein kinase: MIPSQTFVRKCVELQFLKPDQADETLAEAVSSQTAVETLVVRRGWMTPELVDIVVSLCNPTEIAPGYELLDVLGRGGMGVVYRARQLDLNRIVAIKTILLSSMSNPNVAKRFEREAMAIARLQHPGIVQAWNFGQHNHRYYLAMEFVDGQSCDQIISGGRRLSPKIAWSYVRQVAAGLLHAHSQGVIHRDIKPANLLATTPPEGSSLPPGAKVIKIADFGLAVLADNDSLESRITTDNALVGSPAYMSPEQFGGEDVDFRSDIYSLGVTALNLLTGQTPFAAKSLVQLAGMKKTGLAIDDPQLASLPSDQADLIRTMIAPTPNDRPQSYRDLIDRIEQLQVADWPQSSPTTAAMTETLQFDSSDDFSTLSFTTTPLSDAESQPTIQLNNSDRPPRGKRRSRIWIGLIAVGIAGSLAACMLTWMPWNETGDRSFTKVTTVLPLFDGVTLAGWDVGGTMVGAWNVVESPDDSTSIACLARRGAITRRLPQWPHQRISLFVYLSESDDDSDSESTTTADIDFGFQGAGATVPHPTFRVTDKMIALGLKKGDFGDFESWHQRRAPNSIHDRYHVIDIERQDSDWYVFFEQQFIGTLPIDDSDNVENQSGQGMLRLVVTDNDPDQPKVHFADLQSSQLAATINTATGDVTKNPE, encoded by the coding sequence GTGATCCCAAGCCAAACCTTTGTCCGCAAGTGTGTCGAGCTTCAGTTTCTGAAACCCGACCAAGCCGACGAAACCCTTGCCGAAGCCGTGTCCAGCCAGACGGCCGTCGAAACGTTAGTCGTGCGCCGCGGATGGATGACACCGGAATTGGTGGACATTGTCGTATCGCTTTGCAATCCGACTGAAATTGCGCCGGGCTACGAACTGCTAGACGTGCTTGGCCGAGGCGGCATGGGCGTCGTCTATCGAGCACGGCAACTCGACTTGAACCGGATCGTTGCGATCAAAACCATCTTGCTGTCCAGCATGTCGAACCCGAACGTGGCTAAGCGATTTGAGCGTGAAGCAATGGCAATCGCGCGGCTACAACATCCCGGTATCGTCCAAGCATGGAACTTTGGCCAACACAATCACCGATACTACTTGGCCATGGAGTTCGTGGACGGTCAATCGTGCGATCAGATCATCAGCGGTGGACGCCGACTATCGCCGAAGATTGCTTGGAGTTACGTCCGTCAGGTTGCCGCTGGTTTATTGCACGCGCATTCGCAAGGCGTGATCCACCGTGACATCAAGCCTGCAAATTTATTAGCAACTACGCCACCGGAAGGCTCGTCACTGCCACCGGGCGCAAAGGTGATCAAGATCGCCGACTTTGGTTTGGCAGTCCTAGCTGACAACGACTCGCTTGAAAGTCGCATCACGACCGACAATGCACTGGTGGGCAGCCCGGCCTACATGTCGCCCGAGCAATTCGGCGGCGAGGACGTTGATTTCCGCAGCGATATCTATTCACTTGGCGTGACGGCGCTAAACCTGTTGACAGGACAGACTCCGTTTGCGGCCAAAAGCCTGGTTCAACTGGCTGGAATGAAGAAGACCGGCTTGGCGATCGACGATCCGCAATTGGCAAGCCTACCCAGTGATCAAGCCGATTTGATTCGCACCATGATCGCGCCGACGCCAAACGATCGCCCGCAAAGCTACCGTGACTTGATCGACCGAATCGAACAATTGCAGGTCGCCGATTGGCCCCAGTCGTCACCCACCACTGCGGCAATGACCGAGACGCTGCAGTTTGATTCAAGTGATGATTTTTCCACCCTTTCATTTACGACCACTCCACTCAGTGACGCAGAAAGCCAACCGACGATTCAACTGAACAACTCCGACCGGCCACCACGTGGAAAGCGTCGATCGCGAATTTGGATTGGACTGATTGCCGTTGGGATCGCCGGGTCGTTAGCGGCATGTATGCTGACCTGGATGCCATGGAACGAAACCGGCGATCGGTCGTTCACAAAAGTCACGACGGTGTTGCCGTTATTCGATGGAGTGACTTTGGCGGGCTGGGACGTCGGCGGCACGATGGTCGGGGCTTGGAATGTGGTCGAGTCGCCCGACGATTCAACCAGCATCGCATGCTTGGCCCGTCGTGGTGCCATCACGCGCCGGTTGCCACAGTGGCCACATCAACGGATCAGTTTGTTTGTTTACCTTTCGGAATCAGACGACGACTCAGATTCCGAATCTACCACCACTGCCGACATTGATTTCGGGTTCCAAGGCGCCGGCGCCACAGTCCCCCATCCTACGTTTCGCGTCACTGACAAGATGATCGCACTTGGATTGAAAAAAGGCGATTTTGGCGACTTCGAATCTTGGCACCAACGGCGGGCGCCCAACTCGATCCATGATCGCTACCACGTGATCGACATCGAACGCCAAGATAGTGATTGGTACGTGTTCTTTGAACAACAATTCATCGGAACGCTGCCGATCGACGATTCCGATAACGTCGAAAATCAATCCGGCCAAGGTATGCTGCGTTTGGTGGTGACCGATAACGATCCCGATCAACCGAAAGTGCATTTCGCAGATCTGCAATCAAGCCAATTGGCTGCCACAATCAATACAGCTACAGGCGACGTGACAAAAAATCCTGAATAG
- a CDS encoding putative 2-dehydropantoate 2-reductase: MEKQRYAVVGAGALGGLYGGLLARAGFEVHFLLNRDYDHVVANGLRVDTRLGDFHLQDVHAHASVETMPPCDVTIVGLKTTKNGLLKDLLPSPTREGGVVLVLQNGLHSEADTAAVVGPERVLGGCCFLCSNKVGPGHIKHVDQGRVVFGEYGDHAIDVTPRVQRIADEMVSAGIDAHATGNLPMTRWKKLMWNIPFNGLSVALNASTKEIVDDPDALELAETIVREVHAAAAACGVNVAEKAIAATIDVTKEMVPYDSSMRLDFLAKRPMEVEAILGNPIRAAKAVGFTMPHVETLYRELKFLDRRSR, translated from the coding sequence ATGGAAAAACAACGATATGCGGTGGTTGGTGCAGGCGCACTTGGCGGACTCTACGGCGGCCTTCTGGCTCGTGCTGGTTTCGAAGTCCATTTCTTGTTGAATCGTGATTACGACCACGTCGTAGCGAACGGTTTGCGAGTTGACACAAGGCTGGGTGACTTTCACTTGCAAGATGTGCACGCCCACGCATCGGTGGAAACAATGCCACCTTGCGATGTGACGATCGTAGGGCTGAAGACGACCAAGAACGGACTGTTGAAAGATCTCCTGCCGTCGCCAACGCGCGAAGGCGGTGTGGTATTGGTTCTGCAAAACGGTCTTCATAGCGAAGCTGATACTGCTGCGGTGGTCGGTCCCGAACGTGTGCTGGGTGGTTGCTGCTTTTTGTGCAGCAACAAAGTTGGTCCAGGGCACATCAAACATGTCGATCAAGGACGTGTCGTGTTCGGTGAATACGGTGATCATGCGATCGACGTGACACCGAGGGTTCAGCGGATTGCCGACGAAATGGTTTCGGCGGGAATCGACGCGCACGCGACTGGCAATCTGCCGATGACGCGATGGAAAAAGTTGATGTGGAACATTCCTTTTAACGGGTTGTCGGTAGCGCTGAACGCATCAACCAAGGAAATCGTTGACGATCCCGACGCGTTAGAACTTGCCGAGACCATTGTCCGCGAAGTCCACGCTGCGGCTGCGGCATGCGGCGTGAACGTCGCCGAGAAAGCAATCGCAGCGACGATTGATGTGACCAAAGAAATGGTGCCGTACGACAGCAGCATGCGGTTGGATTTCTTGGCGAAACGACCGATGGAAGTCGAAGCAATCCTAGGCAACCCGATTCGTGCGGCTAAAGCAGTCGGTTTCACCATGCCGCATGTCGAAACGCTGTACCGCGAATTGAAATTTCTGGATCGCCGAAGTCGGTAA